CCACTTCCACCTAAAGTCGGGGGTTCAACTCCCTCTAATTTTGGTGTCATGAATTTCGGTGCCATAATGCCGAACGGCGCAATGTCGGACATAGGATTTTTCGTTCCATGAGCCGCCTAAGGCTTTCAATAATAAGGAAATTCAGCCATAACATGCGGTCAGCTAGCATAAGACAGAGGTCATTAGTACACACTAAAAGATGTCTTCCTTCAGCAGTGGAAAAAAAtgggcagaacccatctcacgatgacggTCGACTGcagtgcgtttagcattgaatgaATGCAGCGAAACAGCGTATTGCCACCATCGACATGAGTTATGAGGCGTGTACAGCAGCGCGATTACTCTTTCGCACTTACCTAAAGACAGttgtagtttcgcccgaaaggcgaagcatagattgccatagcaaattagcagacagccacacgaagtaaggatagtatctTTGTCGGCCGCAActacttgtaaacattcgctcgcTAACACGCATGGAATCAGTGTGcgcagcaaacatgaacacatcacactcgatgaccgtggacactcgcgGTCAGTacggcggcgtgcggaagaagTGCTTCAGCACAGCGAGCggagtgaccttcgtgctgtctatcgcttcaacgcaaactgagcgccgagaacattcagcacgcacaaagctacgagccgtcgacgcacCTCGACTCTGCCCCCAACACAGATCGCTCTCAATATGCATCCACGCGACCGCGCGCAGCAGCCACATACGCAGTTCCCACCGGAAAaccggcacatgcccagtgcatttgtggcgcagcctcctAATGCGTCGGGTGGCTGTCCTCGAGGAATCCTTGTGacatgggttcgattccgctcagccttaaagaaatttaagggatctttatTATCATTGTACTATTGTCATACCTAAGCTGGCATGAAATGCGTTCATTGAGTTGCGGCGCACACCTACTGCCATATACCCAGTGACCTTAAGTCGGCGTCAAATAGTTTCCTTGAACAGTGGTACCAACCCACTCTCCCATCTACAGGGATCCAtgccggcgtgaaagaggttcgttgaggaGCGGCATGTATGCGCACATTGTCGCGTACTCAGCGactcaagttggtccgatggtggCTTTCGAACCTTGAACACAGCAGGCCGATGCGACACCCATTCGACCACGGGCTGCCCAGGGACCCAGGTAGGCGGGGAAACGGTTAGATACATGGTTCCATAAAGGATGCTTTACGCAACTTCAGCCAAACATGAAAAAATATTCACATGCTGCGTAGCTGGatggaaccaaggtaatgttgtttgccgtcgcttagagatagaTTATTTCTTCCATTCCTCCTCCATAGATAACTAATTTTAATTTAATTCTTAATTTTATTTCCGCATTACGGTACATTACAGCATGTACAAAAATGCTGGGGGCATACTTCAACTTCTCAGTCATTATAGTTAGActaaaagtgtaaatgagaaaattgtagagtaacatgaaaaactctccctacagctttctggtgctcaatacgtgctacataaaagtgtttctatGAGCGCGAAAGAAGCTCGCGAACAGACACACCATTGCCGCCCGAgtcgccgctcgaggcactttgcgtgtactaTGGGCCCGAACATACAACCTACTGGCGGCTGCAGTCTGATCTAGGAAACAACCTGGTTCGTATATGCCACTTCGTATGTTCTCGAAGAGACAACTTGCGCTTCATAATTATATACCATAGCCATAATCGTTAAAGTATGCGCCAATAATGAATTCCCGATCATCATGCTACATATGCACGATAACTTGAACGCTTACTGCAATAACTTGGATAATCATCCCAAAAAACgtgttttgcttgctttttctttgaAATTTATCGCTACGCACTTTGGGATTGCGGCGACAGGCGACGGCGGACGCCGCCCCCAGCGGTGGGTGTCACATGGACTTGATGGGTGAGTCCATAAGAAATATCGGTGTAAAAATACTTTTAGCATTTCCGCTTCGTAATGTTGATTTTGGTTTATACAGTCCCGTATACGTACTATCGCATAGTATGGTTAGTGTACTCGTACTATCACTCACTCGGAATGTGGGTCCTACGACACAGGCCTGTGAAAATTAACTGAGCAATCTATTAACTGAGCCATCTGACGCTACCCTGActggtggcgcgccactcgcccgcgcgacgcggctcctctttccgctcacagcgcgattcctaggtgcagcgttcgatgcgggacgcctctgacgtgatcgctgcgccgtagcgcgtctggtgggaaagcttCTCCTGCGATATGTGCCGTGCTGCTAGCGAGAagccatgcgtctgcgtggtgctcccaagcgagatagagggcgatcccatcgaggcgtcagccccatgatcgcgtccatcttcatggcgcgtcgcggcccggctgtccgtgccgattacGACGTTTGGCTCACGTAGATCGTTTCtctctccgagacaccgagttctttggttcgttccgcttgctctcGCGCAGGTTTCGTcattgtgtgactcaagagcatgccgagcgaatgagtgggcggtgcgaacggggtgcgataacgctatcgcgttccactcttgaagacgaagcttaagcgtcctccaatttttttttcaccttaacCTATCCTTCAGAGCTCAGTAGCCAACCCGACCTTTACtccggttaacctctctgcctttttgttgttcttgttacTCCGCACagatggcacatacccactgtaGGGATCGGCCGAGAATTAGGCGGTTCGgagaaaatggatgaaaaaagttCAGAAAGAACGCATTAGGGGAAGACGTGTTCTACTCGGTGTTTAAAATGTAACAGTCGTCATGCTGAAGTGAATCCAAAAATAGGTAAATAATATTATAAATTATTGCTTTATGAAGACAGCTAATTGGTGCCAAGAATAAGGTCTTTCATCGCTGTGCAAACATACTGGTGGCTGTGCTTCAACGTGGAAGCTCCAAACCAAAGCAAGACGCGGACGTTCATGCTGAGGCCCAGCTTGTTTGTAGGAACATCGAGCATCCTTCTTCTTACTGAGGGAAACAGTCGGCATACAAGAAGAAAGTGGTCAGTTTCCGATTCCCCGCACTGTGTACACAAAGGAGATGCCGCCAAACCAGCCTTATGTGTACAGAAATTAATGCCAGGATGTGGCAGCGCAACCTCGTTAGCGTAACCTCTAATATGCGTGTCCTGCGCAATTTACAGTTCCAGGGGAATAATAGGTGTTGGTTGTCAGAATAATAGAAGGCCAGGATATATTTGTACAACTCGTTCATCATTGTCAAACTCATAAACTTAGCGGCAGTGATACAGGCGGTTCGGAGAACGCCAGATACTAAAGGACCACCCAGGGAAACCTTTGCTAATGAGTCGGCACACTCGTTCAAAGGCGCACCTTTGTgcccaggcacccaaatcaaacgaaCGAAACGGAAATGAGACGAAGCCATAGATATCTTGCTTGCAAAATATTTGAGTCACTACACGTTGTAGGCGATGAACATAGAGTGAGTCGGTTATGATAGCCACTGATTAATTAGAGGGGCTCAATATGGCCTGTGCTAAAACTACAGCTCAGAATTCTGTCAGATAGATAGGAATAAAATACGGAAGGCTAATCGAATAGTACCAATCGAGCGAGAGAAAACAAAAATCCTACACCTGCCTTTTTCTTGTTCTCTGAGGCTTCTGTCGTTATTACAATGTTCGTTTGAATATGACTCAAGTGATCAAGAGTCATTGAGAATTcgttaaataaatattttgcattatttgggtaaaTGTTATCGAAAATAATTTCAAGAGAGACAGTAGTAGAATTTGCAAGATTTATCTCATACAGTCTACCATTGCAGAGTTCGAGTCATctcttatttcctttctttctctttctttctctctctctctcgctataacAATGATAAAAACTACATTGTTAATGTATCCTCTCTTGTTCATTCTCTACCATTTTCCCACTGCTTATTCCTCCTTCATAAGATTTCAAAATTAATACTCCAGAAGGACAAATTTGAAAAACTGAGCTCAATATCTTGTGCTCACTCTTCTCCTTCTCTTTCTTAAACTTTTGTTTGACATGTTCTATTTGACTTTCCTTTTGCAAGCTTTTTATGAAGAtagttctctctttttttgtaatttcattTATACTCATATTATGAATTGATTCGTATCCTATTACCTACAGCGGGCTTGCGCCATCTTAAGCGGGTTTATCATTATGCTCACCTTTACTTGTCTCGCTGCCGGCGCACCCAGTGCTCCCTACATGCGGGCGATAGGACAacgacaaggaagaagaagcgcgCTTGCTTGGAATTCACGCGCTTCGACACGGGAACAGGACAACGGAACCATGAACCCCACCTCGAAGAACGAAGTTCAGTGGACCCGGAAGCATTTTTCTCAGTCGAACGAGCGGCGAGTTTCCTTCGCCGATGCGAACGTCGCGACCAGCACCGACGAAACCACCCGAAGCAACTCGCAGCCGTTCCCAGTGCGCCTTGCAGCCGTTCCCGGTGGCCTACCGCGGTCCTCGTCGACTGCCCGCCGCACCTCGACTGGAGGCGGTTTCAGCCAGCGCACACAGAGCTACGGGCACGTCTTCGCGCCCATGGATTCCTCGATGACCGCTCTGCTCGGTCTTCGGCCGACTCCGAGTTCGCTCGCTAGTGGACCAGCGATGCATCCCAGTGCCTACTCACCGCGAGGGAGGTAAGTATTGCAGCAGCGCCGCCTATCAAGCTGACATAACGAGTCCTTCGCGATCGCCCCGAAGAAGCCGTCTTACCATTTTCTGCGCAGTCCTTACTGGGTGCGCCTGCCGTTCGGAGGCAGCTGGTCGGACGCCTTCGAGCAGCCTTCCTCAGAGACGCGATTGTTCAAAGAAGCGCCACCTGCAGATGAGCGCGACAGTTCGGCGTTCCTCTGGCTGCGCAACATCGGCGTCGGCATGATGGTGGCTGCGATGCTGACCGTCGCGCTGACGCTGGCGCTGACCATGGACCTGCAGGACTCGGACATCAGGCCGTGGCCTAGCTCGCCACTAGCGGGCGGGATAGAAAGTATCAGCTCGAGCAGGGTCGCAGTCCCGCTGGGGCCGAGGAATGTGCCGCTAGAAGGAAGAACATCACAGGCACGCAACGTGACCAGGCATCACCGACGTGCGGTTAGAGTCGAGCGCCGCGACAGGGCATTGGGAGTGCAGCAACCCCGCCTACCGCAGCCTGATGCCAATAACCATACGGTGAGTGACAGGAGTTTCTTTATGGAACTGGGCGGTGACGTCCTGCTagtgcattatatatatatatatatatatatatatatatatatatatatatatttatgcaaGGAACCCTAAGTAAGTTTTctcatatatatgtgtatatatatatatatcatgtatTATTATACCAGCGACTGCATGCCTGCGAGGCGCCGGCGCCTCGGCGAGCCAACTGGCTTTTGCTAAATCTTCAGTAAGATAGGTTTATGAGAAAACTTACTTAGGGTTCCTTGCATAAATATATGCATTAATTTAACGTATTTGAACACAACGATAATTTCCGAAGTGTTCTTTACACAAGCGCTCGTTACCTACAACTTGGCGTGGTCCAAATTATGGTCACCTTGTTACATCTGCAAAATTTAGAATAAGGACCCTCGCGGTAGTACGTGTGATTGACGCCACAACGCGATATTTAAATATTGTTGTTAAGCAGTCAGGCACCTAGGTGCCAGTTTCTCAGGTACTGAGGATGTCACCGGGGACGCCGTATTTTTCTTGCGACTTTCTTCAACCAGTGGGACTGGTGGTGCTCCTGCGGCTCGACCACCAGACAAGCGTCAAGGCCGTTCTGACAGCTACTTTGTGCCTTATCTCCCAAACTGATGTATTTCGCGGAGCTTTCAGGAACTTCAGCAAGATCAACTTGAGGAAAGCCTGCTCTCATTATGCGCTCAACTTGGCCTTTCTCACCATAGGTCAGCTGCTGCTCACACAATTCGCTAAGAACCGCGCGTCGGTAGTTTACAGCGATGCCTCTCTTCGCTATCTTCAGTTTCTCGGTGTGAGCCTCCGATTTAATGAGTGAAACACACGGCCGTTTACTACGCCAGCCTAGGACTGAGAAAAAAATTCTGCAATATACAACAGCCCTTTCTAAAATTCAATGATCAGCAATTTTATGTcattcaaacacacacacacacacattgcggGAAAAGATAATCACCATAGCAGCGTACACGCCGTACAATGATACAATGTGTCAGCCTTAAGGTTGGAGGCAGCATACAGTATGCGGCATCACAGGAAAGCTACCTTGCTGTTCCTGAAAACAGTTGGATGTCGACCTACTTTGAACTGTTTGCACTATTTAGCGCTTGTCTCACAACAACTACCCTTTGTGTCGCATGCAGTGATTTTCTCTAGCACTGCTGTAGGTACATGCAGGTAGCGACGGAATGCATGGATCAGTTCATGACAGGACAGTACCAAGAGAGGAATGTTAAGTAACACAAACGTACGCGAGTATGATGGTGGTTATATTGCTGAGAAACAATCGTACCCTTCAAAAGGCGTAAAAAGTTTCAGAGCGTGTAAGGGGTGCACTTTGAAAATGGATCTCCCTGTAAGAAGACAGCAGCTCTTGACATCATTTCTAATAGTACGTAAGCAGAGCCCTTTTTTTTGTTGACTCTCTTTAAAAAACATGAgatgttgtttcctttcataAAAATCTCATACATTTTCCAAGAATCAAGCCACGGGATGGAGATGTTGGCAAGCAGTGCTTTAGACTACAGCTTCTAAAGATCCGATATGTTAGGACAGCATTGGTGACGTACACAGAATTGACTTAAAAAAGCCACCAAAGGAGAACGTTAGGTCGAGCTGGAAAGATAAATTATTTGTCTAGAAGCCTATCATTGTTTACCGTCTGCCAGTGTGCTAGAATATCAATTTCTTGCGTCAACTCTCCGCGGAAGATGCCACCGTGGTTCCTCGCTTTGAACCACCCGAGCCAAGATGACGCAATCTCCAAGTGACCTCCCTTTTTGCCACACACTGTGACTGAGCCTGTGTTGACGTCACATGAGGCATACCGTAGCCCACAACAGATGGCGCCACTTCGGCTTTACATTTTCGTAATTTTCTCGTTTACGAAAGCTCAGTTCTGGCTACGAATGACCAATC
The sequence above is drawn from the Dermacentor andersoni chromosome 7, qqDerAnde1_hic_scaffold, whole genome shotgun sequence genome and encodes:
- the LOC126534954 gene encoding uncharacterized protein, whose product is MRAIGQRQGRRSALAWNSRASTREQDNGTMNPTSKNEVQWTRKHFSQSNERRVSFADANVATSTDETTRSNSQPFPVRLAAVPGGLPRSSSTARRTSTGGGFSQRTQSYGHVFAPMDSSMTALLGLRPTPSSLASGPAMHPSAYSPRGSPYWVRLPFGGSWSDAFEQPSSETRLFKEAPPADERDSSAFLWLRNIGVGMMVAAMLTVALTLALTMDLQDSDIRPWPSSPLAGGIESISSSRVAVPLGPRNVPLEGRTSQARNVTRHHRRAVRVERRDRALGVQQPRLPQPDANNHTRLSQRCRSHFYSYCHRGRDEVYYSASLRACASTEADSVHVCNHGANRFTSLESCLASCVNVGNGRPQQHCYEYALFTTCSWQDAPETWWFFDGSLCSQWNFPRGECPLQDGRVFRTRRECDAACLHRERDDSDEQRRCDAPDAGTCTPRQMRHPYFADMRTGGPARCVVASSGELVMHRCLVGSNRFHSMASCERACLEL